The Pseudomonadota bacterium genome contains the following window.
CGCGGGCTTGCCGGAGTACCGTGAGCCAATCCTCGGTGCTGAGTTCGTCCTTAGCGCGCGCATAATCGACGGGGTTCGAGCAGTAAGGACACTGCAGCGGACAGGCATAGGTCAACTCCGCCAGCAGCCACAGTGGCTTAGGCCGCGCCGGTGATTCGAACCCAACCCTGCTCATGTGCGGTCTCCATAAAATGCCGGATCTCGTCGCCGATTTTAGCCCCGGAAAACTGCCCTTCGAGGTCGTCGATGATAGCGCTCAAGGTGGTTTTACCGTCGCACCGCGTGAGGATCTCCCCGGCGGTCTTGTTGAGCTTGACCATGCCTTCCGGATACAGAATGACATAGGCTTGCTGCGCCTCCTCCCACTGCAAGCGAAACAGGGGGGCGATCTGAGGGATGCAGTCGTCGGCGAAATGCGCGCTCATCGCTCAAGGCACGACATTGAAATATGGCGGCCGGTGATCCACATACGCGAGCCATAGTACATCGAGCATCGTCCACAGCACATCGAGCTTAAACTTTAAAATTACAAGCGCGCGCTGCTGCTCGGTGCGGCTACGGAAAGTGTCGAGCGTGATCGCCAGCCCGTGCTCGACATCGCGCCGCGCTTCCCGCAACCGCTGGCGAAAGTAGGCATAGCCCTCGGGCTGGATCCAGGGATAATGCTCGGGCCAACGGTCGAGGCGTTGCTGGTGGATCGCGGGGGCGAAAAGCTCGGTCAGCGAGGAACAGGCCGCCTCTTGCCAGGTGGCGCGGCGGGCGAAGTTCACATAGGCATCGACCGCGAAACGCACCCCGGGCACTACCCGCTCGTGTGACCACAGCTCCTCGCGTGTGAGCCCCACCGCCTCGCCAAGCCGTAGCCAGGCGTCGATGCCTCCCTCATCGCCCGCGCCGCCGTCGTGATCGACGATGCGCTGGATCCATTGGCGGCGCACCTCGCGATCGGGACAGTTCGAGAGCACGGCGGCATCCTTGATGGGGATGCTCACCTGATAGTAAAAGCGGTTCGCGACCCATCCCCGCACGCCATTCTCATCGAGCTTGCCGCTGTTCATGAGCACATGGAAGGGATGGTGGATATGATAGTACCGTTCCATGGAACGCAGTTCTTGCTCGAATCGGGCGCGCGTCCACGCGGCTGGCTCGCTGACGTTTGTATCATTCACAGCACGATCTCCATGCCGTCATACGCCACCTCGATGCCGCGTTCGGTCAGCGCCTGCCGCTCCGGACCGTCCTCGTTGAGGATCGGGTTGGTGTTATTGATATGGATGAGCACCTTGCGCGGCTGTGACAGTGACTCCAGGATGCTCAACATGCCTCCCTCCCCGGCGAGCGCGAGGTGCCCCATATCGCTTGCGAGCTTGGTGCTGATCCCGAACCGCAGGAGCTCGTCCTCGGTCCACAAGGTGCCATCGACGAGCACGCAATCGGCGTCCGACAAGTTGCGGTATACCTGGTCATCGACTTCGCCGAGGCCTGGCGCATAAAACAAGACTTTTGACGTATCGAGGTCTTCGACCTTGACGCCGATCGTATCGCCGCGGTGCGGGTCGTGGCGGTGGGGCGAATAAGGGGGCGCCTCGCTTCGCAAAGGCACGGCGGTGAAGCGCAAGTTTGCGGCGCGGGGTACGGTGAACGACTCGCCGTCGATGGGCAGCGTATTCCATTCGACCCCGCAATAGTGCTCTAGGACTCGAAACAATGGGTAGCCCGTCGTCAGATCTTGATAAACCATGTTAGTACAATAGACGTCCAACGGCTGTTTATGTTCGCGTAGCATCATCAAACCGGTGGTGTGGTCGATCTGGGCATCGACAAGCACGATGGCGCAGATCCCCGTGTCGCGCACGCCGCGGCCGGGCTGTAAGGCGGGCACAGAAACTAACTGGGTGCGTATGTCGGGCGAGGCGTTGAACAGCACCCAATCGACGCCGTTGGCGGAGACGGCTATCGAGGATTGCGAACGCGCGCGGGCGCGCAAGGACCCCGTGCGCAGACCTTTGCAATTCGGGCAGTTACAGTTCCATTGGGGAAAACCGCCGCCAGCGGCGGAACCGAGGACGTGAATACGCATGGATAGCTTGAACGTCGTAAGGGGCGCCATGGTAGCAGAAACGGCGCGCCTTGTCTGACAGGATCGCGGCGATGATTATGAAAGGAAACTGCTAGGCGGCTACCGCGATATCAAAAACAGCAGATAAGCGACGGTAAAAAGAAGGAGAATCGCGAGCCCCCGCCAGAATCCGACCGGGTTCCGCTCCAGAAGCGAGCGCTGCCGCGTGCGGGAATACTCGGGATTCGGTCGACGCAGATCATGCAGGAATTCCGACAGCTCGGCACAGCGGCGGGTAGGATCGCTGTGCACGGCCTTGCGCAACGCACCGTCGATCCAAGGCGGGATCGCCGTGTTGTAATCGCAGGCGGACGTGTAGCGCCAGCGGGCCGCCGGCGCCGCCGCGGCCCAGTGTTCGGGCATCTCGCCGTAGGGCAAGCGGCCGGTCAGCAGCTCGTAGGCGATCACTCCAAGCGAGAAGATATCCGAGCGGTTGCTCCCCGGTTCGCCGAGCAGGTATTCAGGCGCCGTGTAATTGCGCGTCCCGAGCACCTGGAGGCGCTCGATGGGTGTCGCGATTTCCGCCAGGCCCGCGACCTTGGCGGACCCGAAGTCGATGATCTTCACGGTTCCCATCGAATCAATCATCAGGTTCTCCGGCTTCAAGTCCTGGTGCAGCATCTCCATGCGGTGGAAGGCTTGCAACCCCTTCGCGGCTTGTTCAACCATGGCCCGGACCTCTCCCAAGCGGCGCTCCGGATGGTCGTGCATCCACTGGCGCAAGGTCTGCCCCTCGATGTACTCGGTGACATGGTAGAGAAAACGCCGCCGGCGCTCGTGCCCGCGTACCTTGAGGACATGGGGATTGTCAATCCGCCGCCCGATCCATTCCTCGAGTAGAAAACACTCGAGGTAGGCCGGGTCGTCCAGATAATTCACCGAGGGGGTCTTGAGCACGACCCGGGTATCGGTCTCGGCATCGAGCGCCAGGTAGATCTGGGTACGCTTGCTGGTATGGAGATCGCGTAGGACCCGGTAGCCGTCGATGACCATACCCGGTTCCAACTCGGGAGGGAACGGCAGCGCGGTCAACTGCCGATAGACCTCGTCCGGATCCCGGAGGGGGAGGTTTAGGATCCGCACCACCTGGCAGGTCAGGTTATCCGGGCTACCCCGCGCCAGGGCGGTTTCGACGATCGCTTTCGCGCTCCCATCGAGGTTATCACCTCCCTGCGCAATCAAGTCCACGAGATGATTGCGTTCGAGGTATTCATGCACGCCATCCGTGGCCAGCACGAAGATGTCGCCCTGCGCCACCGGCACCTGGAAATAGTCGATGTCCAGATGCGTGCCGGCGCCCATGGCGCGGCTCAGATAGTTCCTCCCGGCCGATACCCAGACGTGATGATCGGTCGTGATTTGTTCGATCTGTCCATCGCGCAACCGGTAGATGCGGCTGTCTCCTACATGAAAGAGATGGGCGGTCGCCGACTTGATGACCAGCGCGCTCAGGGTGCTCACGTGAGCGCGGGCGGGGTTTTGCTCACCACTCTGACTGTATAACCAGCTATTGAGCGCCGTCAGTACCTTTTGCGCGGATTTCCTGACCGTCCAGGACTCCGGCGTGCAGAAATAATCCTCCAGGAATCCCGTGACGCACGCCTCGGCGGCGATCTGCCCGGCCTCGCTCGAGCTGATACCATCGGCGATGGCAATGGCGATGCCCTTGGTGGCGCGCAGCGGCTCAACGGGGAACATCGCCCCGTGGAAATCCTGGTTGATCTCCTTGCGGCCGCGATCGGAATATTGACCGACGCCGACCTCGAGGCTGGCAGGCACGAGGAGGATGCTCCGGGCTAGCGCGCGGCCGGCGGCCTATTCCACCTCGATGAGCTGCACGGTGCCGTCGGGCAAGATCTCGGCCATCGCACCCTTGGGCTCCTCTAGGAAACTGATCGCGACCAGCACGGCTAGGGCCGTGCCGGCAATGACCAGGAAAAAAACCTGCGGGCTCACGAAGGACAGCACGGTTAAAAACGCGACACCGCCCATGTTGCCATAGGCTCCGGTCATGCCGGCGATCTGACCCGTCAGCCGACGTTGGATGAGCGGCACCACCGCGAACACCGCACCGGTCCCGAAATGCACGAACAAGCCGCAGCCGACCATGGCGCCGACCGCGAGCGGCAGCGGCCAGTTGCTACTCATCTGGCTCAGAAGCAGGTACCCCAAGGTGAGGCCGGCCAATACCATCAGTAAAGTTTTCTTGCGGCCGACGCGATCGCTCAACAACCCGCCACACGGCCGCGCGAACACGACGATGAGGCTGAACGGCGCGGCCAGGAGACCGGCCGCCACCTGGGAAGCATGGAAGGTGTCCATTATGAACAGGGGCAGCATCGAGACCACGGCAAGCTCCGACCCTAAGGTCACCATATAGGCGAGATTCAGGATGGCGACCTGCCTGAACTTGTAGCGGTATAGCTCCGGAACCGGGCGCACGAAGATCCCGGCGTTGACCTTGTAGATATGATAGACCTGATAGCAAAAGAGAACCGCCAGCAGGCCGTCGATGACCCCGGCTATCGCGAAGCTCAACAGGTCCAGGGTCACCAGCTTCCATATCAGCACGGCGAGCGCGGCGTACAAGGGGATATTAATCAGGACATACAACAACAGATCGCCCTTGCTCGTCACTTCCAGGCCACCGCTCTTGTTGGGCCGGAAATAGGTCGATCCCTCGGGCGCGTCGCGGACGCTCGCGTAGTAGATAAAGGCATAAACCAGGATCGCCGCGCCGGTGAGCGCAATCGCGTAGCGCCAGCCGTGCTCACCTCCGAATGCCAAGGCGAGCGCGGGCAGGACCATCGCTCCCGCCGCCGCGCCAAAGTTACCCCAACCGGCATAGATCCCTTCGGCGAGACCCACTTGTTTGGCCGGGAACCATTCACTGATCATGCGCACCCCGATGGCGAACCCGGCGCCGGCGAAACCGAGCAAGAATCGCCCGAGCGCGAGCATCGGGTAGCTCTGGGCAAGGGCAAAAAAGAAGCACAGGAAGCTCGATGAGATCAACAGGACCGCATAAGTCCGGCGCGGGCCGAGTTTATCGACCAGCATGCCGACGATGATACTCGCCGGAATCGTCAGCGCCACGTTGAGGATCAGCAGGGTCTTCACCTGCTGGTCGCTGAGACTCAAGCTGTCGCGGATCGCGGCGAGCAGCGGTGCATGGTTGAACCAGACCACGAAGCTAAGAAAGAATGCAAACCAGGTCAAGTGCAGCACCCGCACATTACCGCGGAAGGAGAATAAATCGAGTCTCGATTTCGCTACGGCCATGGCGGGTTGCTCTCTGGTTTAATGATTCGATTTGACGCGCGGCGCATGGCCTAGGTTAAAAACACGGCGGCGAGGCCCAGAAATACGGAGAATCCGACAACATCGGTCACCGTGGTTAAAAATAACCCTCCGGCAAGCGCCGGATCGATGCCGAGTTTCTTCAGGCCGAGCGGAATGAGCGTCCCAGCCACGGCCGCAGCGGCTAGATTGGTCAAAAGCGCAAGACCGAGGATCAAGCCGAGGCCCACGTCCGAAAACCACGCGGCGGTCACTATCCCGACCACGACGGCCCAGAGCAGCCCATTGCAAACACCCACGGCGATCTCCTTCTTGAGCAGCGATCCCAAGTTGTCCTGGCCCACCCGATCCAAGGCCAAACCCCGAATCATGATCGTAAGCGTCTGACTGCCGGCGACGCCCCCCATGCCGGCGACGATCGGCATCAGGATCGCTAGCGCGACGATCTCTTGCAGCGTGGCCTCAAAGCGCCCGATGACCCAGGCCGCAAGAAACGCCGTAATCAGATTGACGCCCAACCACACCGCACGGCGCGGCGCGCTCACCGCGATCGGCGCGAACATGTCGTCGCCTTCGTCTAAACCCGCGAGGCTCATCAGCGAATGGTCACCTTGGTCTCGGATCACATCGACCACATCATCGACGGTGATCCTGCCGATTAAGCGGCCGTTTTGATCGACCACCGGCGCCGACACCAAGTCGCGTTGCTCGAACCTCTTGGCCACTTCGGCCGCCGGGAGATCGGCGGGGATCGCTTCCGGTTCCCTGACCATCACGCGCTCGACCTTGCGATCGGGATCATTGGTAAGCAAGGCCGTAATCGGAAGCAGACCTTGATACCTGTGGTTGCGATCGACCACTATGAGGTTATCGGTTTTTTCCGGGATCTCGGCGCGCCAGCGCAGATAGCGAATGACAACTTCGAGGTCTACATCACTGCGGACGGTGATGGCATCGGTATTCATCAAACCACCGGCCGTATCCTCCGGGTAGTACAAAACCGAAGATAAGCGGACACGGTTTTGCTCGTCCATAACCCGCAACACGCTATCGAGCACCGTTTCCGGCAAGTCCTGCAAGATGTCGGCGGCGTCGTCAGTCGCAAGGCCGCGTGTCACATCCGCTACTCTGTCCGCACTCATGTGCTCCAATAAGCCTGCACGTACCCCATCCTGTGCATGGGATAAGACAGCGCCCTGTTGTTCAGGTGAGATAAGTTGCCACACTTGTAGGCGTTGGTGCGGGGGCAGGGACTCGATCAGATCGGCGATCTCGGAAGAATGGCGATCCGCAAGAGCCTTACCGACGGTGACGAGATCACCTTCCGAAAGCGCGTCTTGCAGCATGCCCCGCAGGATCTCCGCGGTCTCTTGCCCTGTATTTTTAGATGCTTGGGTCATAGGGTATCAACACTTTCCGCGAGCACGCCTCCGGCGGCGCACGTGGGATTCTGCCGAGGCGCCTTAGTTTAAGCCGGCGTTGATGCGTCCGAGCAACTCGTTTATTTCACTGCTGCTGCTCGCCGCCAGCAGTTGCTCGGATAGAGGCATGACCTCCGTGAGGCGGGTATTGTTGATGATTTTCTTTACTTCCAACAAGACCGCCGGGTGCACGCTGAAATCGCGCAAGCCAAGCCCGAGGAGAAGGCGTATGTAGCGCAGATCGCCGGCCATCTCACCGCACATGGCGACGGGCTTTTTGTGATCCCTAGCCGCCTGGATGATTATGCGGATCAAGCGCAGCACCGCCGGATGGACCGGATCATACAGATAACTGACCTCGTCATTGACTCGATCGACCGCCATCGTGTACTGAATAAGGTCATTGGTTCCTATCGAGAGAAAATCAAGCTGCTTGGCGAAAAGATCGGCGCACATGGCCGCCGCGGGCGTCTCGATCATGCCGCCGATGCGCATGTCCGGATCGAACAGGACGGCGTTTGATCGAAATTCCGCGCGGATATCCGCGATAATCGCAAGCACTTGATAAAGCTCTTGGAGGTTTGAAAGCATCGGGATGAGAAGCCGCACCGGCCCGAGGGCCGAGGCCCGAATGATGGCGCGCAACTGAGGCAGAAACAGTCCCGGCTCCTTGAGACATAGACGCACCGCGCGCAACCCGAGCGCCGGATTCGCAAGCACCGGCCGTTCCCGCCCGCCGCTGCCATCGACCTGCTTGTCGGCTCCCAGGTCCAGCGTTCTTATCGTAATCGGGATGCCTTGCAAGGCATGCAAGGCTTGGGAATACACCTGGAACTGTTCTTCCTCGGCCGGCGGATGATCCCGGTTCATATAGAGATATTCGGTGCGATAAAGGCCCACGCCCAGGGCCCCGACGTTCAGGACCGATTCGAAATCCTTCGGCAACTCGATATTGGCTTCCAGGCAAATCGTAATGCCGTCCCCGGTCATCGCCGGCGCGCCCTTCAGCTTGATTAACTCGGCGAAATAGACCCGCTCTTGCTGCTGTAATCCTTCGTAATACCGGATCGTCTCAGGGTCCGGATCGACCAAAAGCACGCCCGAGATCCCATCGATGATGACCAGGTCTTCTTCACGCACGTAGCGGCGAGCTTGATGCAGGCCCACGATGCTCGGGATGCCTAGGCTACGCGCGAGGATCGCCGTATGTGAGGTTGGGCCACCGTGCTCGGTCGCGAACGCCGCGATGCCGTGATGTTGCATGAGCACCGTATCCGCGGGTGTGAGGTCATCCGCCAGCACGATGTAGCCCCGCAGCCGGCTATCGGGGACCTCGTGCCGCATCGGGCCCTGATTAAGCAAAATGCGTTGCATGCGATTGACGACGTGATCAACATCATCCTTGCGTGTCCTTAGATAGGGATCATCCATTTCCTCGAAAACCGCCACCAACGCATCGCGCTGGATTTTCAAGGCCCATTCAGCGTTACAGCGCCGCTCGGTAATCAGCCGCACGGGCTCTTGCGTCAAGGTCGAGTCCTCCAACATCAATAGATGGGTGTCGATGAACGCAGCGATGTCGGGTGCGGTCGCGGGTGGAATATGGTCCCGGATCGCGCGCAATTGCTGCCTGGCGGTGAGCACGGCGTGCTCGAACCGGCGTACTTCCGCGACGATATACTCTTCTGTCAAACAGTACTCGCTAATATCGAGCTGGTCGCGGTGGAGAATATGAGCCCGCCCCATGGCGATGCCTCGAGAGACGCCAACACCGTGGAGGGAAATGCTCATTCCGACTCACCGAATTTGTTAGCCACTAGATCCTCTAAGCTTGCGATGGCCTGCCGCTCGTCGGGTCCACTCGCAAGGATTTCGATCTCGGCCCCGTTGTGAGCGGCGAGCATCATGACCCCCATAATACTCTTGCCGTTGACTTCCTTGCCATTTCTGCGAATCGTGACCTCGCATTGAAAGCGCGACGCCAGTTGCACGAAACGCGCGGCCGCGCGGGCATGCAAGCCGAGCTTATTAATGATCCGAACATTACGGAACATCATCCACCGCTAATCCGTATCGCTGATTTCCACGATCCCGTCGCGACCGCCGGTAATGGCCTTGTCGACGAGCCGCTCCAGGCCTAGATCGGCGTAGTTCAGTACTCGCAGCAGCATCGGCAGATTGACGCCGGTTACGATTTTCACGCGCGCTTCACCCAGCAGCCGGGTTGCGATATTGCACGGTGTGGCGCCACAGATATCCGTCAGGACGAGCACGCCGTCGCCTTGGTCTAGGGCTTGGATCATGGCGCTGGCTTGAGCGTGGGCTCGTTCCGGTTCACAGTCGCGTCCGATGCTGACGACGGCGAGCGGCAGCGGCTCTGCTCCGAATGTCTTTACCGCATTATCGCGAAGCGACTCACCGACGTTGTCGTGTCCGATGATCAAGATGCCGACGCTCATAGGATCCCTGTCCCGTCGCGGTGGGTTACGAGCACATGCCGTCCTTGCGAGCTAAGATGGGACGCCAGGCGTTCCACGATATACACCGACCGATGGTGCCCGCCGGTGCATCCCACGGCGACCGTTAAATAACTGCGTTGGTCCGTTTCAAACCGAGGTAACCACGAGTCCAAGAACGCACGGAGCTGAGCCGTCATGTCGTGGACGAGCGGCGCCGCCTCCAAGAATTCGATGACCGGTGGATCGCGTCCGGAGAGGTCGCGCAACCGAGGTTCCCAATGCGGATTGGGTAAGCAGCGTACATCGAAAACGAAATCGGCGTCCGCGGGAAGACCGTGCTTGAATCCAAACGAGATGAGTTGTACCGACATGATGTTGGCTTGCCTTTGTGCGACTCGTTCCCGCACCAGAGCCCGCAACTGGTGGACCGAGGTGCGGCTTGTGTCGATGCGTAAATCCGCGTACTCCGCGAGCGGCCCAAGCAAACGCCGCTCCTCGTGAATGGCGACCGTGAGCGACACTTCACTTGCGGAGAGCGGGTGTTTGCGGCGCGTCTCACTAAAGCGCCTGAGCAAGGCTTCGTCGCCGGCCTCCACGAATACAAGCTCCACCGCAAGCTCGCTGCTTTGCTGTTGCCGCAAAAACCGCGGGAAGTTGGTCAATGCATCGGCGGAATTACGGGCATCGATGCCGATAGCAACGTTTTCGTAAAGCGGTTGCTCGGCCGAGCGAATTTGAGAGAACAATTCCGGCGCCAGATCGATGGGGAGGCTATCGATACAGTAATAGCTCAGATCCTCGAGGACATTGAGCACGGTGGTCTTTCCCGCACCCGACATACCCGTGACAATGATCAACCTCCGGGCCACGGCAACCCTCAAACCGCTTTATCGAGCAAAGCGCGCTGTCTCTGCATGAAATCGTCGGCCGAGTTATAACCGCTCATGCGCAAGATGTGGTTACGGGCGGCACACTCGACCAATACCGCCAAGTTACGGCCGGGCGCCACGGGGAGGACGATCTCCGGGAAATCCAATCCCAGGACCCGGCGCGCACTATAGCTTCCTTCCAGGCGATCGAGGTTAATCAAGCCTTCACCCTCCAATCGCTCCAGGCGAATGATCAAGCGCAAATACTTGTTGCTTCGCAAGGCCCCCGCGCCGAACAGTTCGCGAACGTTCAAGATGCCAAGCCCGCGCACCTCGAGGAAATCGAGGAGGCCCTTCGGACACGTGCCGTTGACGATATCGGGGGCGATGCGCGAAAACTCCGGCGCGTCGTCTGCGATCAATCGGTGTCCGCGCGTGATGAGCTCCAGAGCCAATTCGCTCTTTCCAACCCCGCTCTCACCGATGAGCAATACGCCTATGGACATCACCTCCAAGTATACCCCGTGCAGCGTCACCACCTCGGCCAAAAGATTCGAGAGGTAGTAATGCAGGTCATCGGTGAGCTTATTGCTCGCGAGCGTCGAGGTGAAAAGCGGCGTGGTGCTTTCCTCGCACGCCCTGCCTAGCTGCTTGGGTACGAGCTGACTGTCGGCGACGACGATACAATGGGGTGCGTGACTCAGCAATTGCCGGATCGCATCCTCGCGCGAGATCGCGCGCAACCCCGACATATATTGGACCTCGGAGGATCCCAGGACCTGGATCTGGTTCGGATGAATCAAATTCAGGTGGCCCACCAAGGATTTCTTGGAGCCCAAGCCCGCGCTGTGTTCGCGCCTTGTTTCCGGGGCGCTTATAGCGTCCCCGACGATCTTCCTGCTGGTCGCGGGGTGCACCTCATCGGACCTAATCGATCGCCCCCCGCCCGCGCGCCCGGCCTGGTTCAGATCCCGCCACACCCGGCCCGATAGGGATCGCCCCCCGCCCGCGCGCCCGGCCACCCACTTGAGCGCAAGCCGCTCGGAATGGATTTCGAATAAATCGCTAATTGTGACCGACGCCATAGCTTCGCGGGCGATCCGGCCATGCGCTCAGTAGCTCATAGAGCGTATCGGCGCCGGTACATGCCCTGATCCGGGACACAAACTCCTCATCGCTGAACATTTCCGCAAGCTCGGCGAGTATCCTTAGATGCTCGTCGTGGCATCGGTCCGGAACCAGTAACGCAAAAAAAAGATCGACGGGCTTCTCATCGATGGCGTCGAAATCAACGCCGGTCTTAGTATAAATAAACGCCCCGCGGGGCTGATCGCCGTGCGCGGTCCGGCCGTGCGGGATCGCAACCCCGCGTCCCAATCCGGTGCTACCGAGCCGCTCCCGCGTGATCAGGCTATGGAACACCTCGTCACTGGTTAACTTCTCTGGTTGATCCGCGATCAATCTC
Protein-coding sequences here:
- a CDS encoding PTS sugar transporter subunit IIA; the protein is MGMGEILVRDRVAVQVDVGSKKGVLEALARLIADQPEKLTSDEVFHSLITRERLGSTGLGRGVAIPHGRTAHGDQPRGAFIYTKTGVDFDAIDEKPVDLFFALLVPDRCHDEHLRILAELAEMFSDEEFVSRIRACTGADTLYELLSAWPDRPRSYGVGHN